In one Babylonia areolata isolate BAREFJ2019XMU chromosome 12, ASM4173473v1, whole genome shotgun sequence genomic region, the following are encoded:
- the LOC143288580 gene encoding mediator of RNA polymerase II transcription subunit 31-like — MASKMSMINQVNDAEEQKHRFQVELEFVQCLGNPNYLNFLAQRGYFKEPNFINYLKYLLYWKGPQYAKYLKYPQCLHMLDLLQYEHFRKELVSAPCAKFIDDQQLLHWQHYHRRRIKLIQEQTDKMQPPATQNAKPPS; from the exons ATGGCGTCGAAAATGTCAATGATTAATCAAGTTAATG atgCTGAGGAGCAGAAGCATCGATTTCAAGTGGAGCTGGAGTTTGTGCAGTGCCTGGGAAACCCTAACTACCTCAACT TCTTGGCCCAGAGAGGTTACTTCAAAGAGCCAAACTTCATCAACTACCTCAAGTACCTGCTGTATTGGAAGGGGCCACAGTATGCCAAGTATCTCAA ATACCCACAATGCCTACACATGCTGGACCTGCTTCAGTACGAGCATTTCCGCAAGGAGCTGGTCAGCGCCCCGTGCGCCAAGTTCATCGACGACCAGCAGCTGCTGCACTGGCAGCACTACCACCGGCGCCGCATCAAGCTGATCCAGGAACAGACGGACAAGATGCAGCCGCCTGCCACGCAGAACGCCAAACCCCCGTCATAA